In one window of Gudongella oleilytica DNA:
- a CDS encoding BlaI/MecI/CopY family transcriptional regulator, whose amino-acid sequence MKEYKLAESEEKFAELIWQSEPIGSGDLVKLCEQKMNWKKSTTYTVLKKLCEKGIFQNENALVSSLVTKDEYYTKQSIGFVEDTFGGSLPKFLTAFIGAKKLSKHQAEELKKLIDEHGEV is encoded by the coding sequence ATGAAGGAATATAAACTTGCAGAAAGTGAAGAAAAGTTTGCAGAGTTAATATGGCAAAGCGAGCCGATTGGTTCTGGCGATCTTGTGAAACTATGTGAACAAAAAATGAATTGGAAAAAATCTACAACATATACAGTACTGAAGAAATTATGTGAAAAGGGCATTTTTCAAAATGAAAATGCTTTAGTTTCATCTCTAGTTACAAAGGATGAATATTATACCAAGCAAAGTATAGGTTTTGTTGAAGATACCTTTGGAGGGTCATTGCCTAAGTTTCTAACAGCTTTTATAGGGGCAAAAAAATTAAGTAAACATCAAGCTGAAGAGTTGAAAAAGCTGATTGATGAGCATGGGGAGGTGTAG
- a CDS encoding M56 family metallopeptidase, giving the protein MSGLFITVLNMSLTASYVILFVIIVRLILKKAPKVISYALWGVVAFRLIIPFSFESMFSLMPRNTNSVPIPRDIIYQQSPQVNSGMEAVDSFVSQSLPAPTVGDIVNPSQIFVELGTYLWVFGIIALLVYSLVSVFRLKRQLKSARLIEQNIYQSENLKTPFVLGLINPKIYLPIGLSKEERNYILLHEQTHIQRKDHIIKILAFLILSIHWFNPLVWIAFMLMSTDMELSCDERVLREMDEEIEEIKKPYAKSLLSLATGRHILNGSPLAFGEGNVKRRIINVLNYKKPVFWVVIVAIIAVVAVSVGLMSNPQEKQLSIEDYANQFIEKTIADYNTDDNYFKIIDRKITKLEKIVSFDELLPAATLELWSLEYRLKPEDMSKIMLAGGMNEVDGWITEEASMGKPILVFSYDYAIPQFLGTLWSGEADLSTLAGQETALRIFLETREMLPRETYSGNHIVVKFPLSTGETCQLFLSQPIVQGEHGIWCVERWMDGNGTVYYVTPETDIMIADYYRKLQNEVDNGHKPGLRDPLQVAIEFIKNDLEQWQVFIDDLVPQYSATLEDFMETPESHFIDIGDSTKFTEEEINRAIEIVKDNFEFPASTLTKIMYNEEKAEKLTKVYLESGNGSINGAKSENVIVLLSNFEVDDSGDNPVLNPGTTYENYQWILIRDDKKTDWKIDDQGY; this is encoded by the coding sequence ATGAGTGGACTCTTTATTACTGTTTTAAATATGAGTCTTACGGCAAGCTACGTGATCCTTTTTGTGATAATTGTCAGACTTATACTAAAAAAAGCTCCAAAAGTCATTTCCTATGCCTTATGGGGTGTGGTTGCTTTTCGACTTATAATTCCATTCTCCTTTGAAAGCATGTTTAGTCTTATGCCACGGAATACAAATTCTGTTCCAATCCCTCGTGATATCATTTATCAGCAAAGTCCACAGGTTAATAGTGGGATGGAAGCAGTTGATTCCTTTGTAAGTCAATCACTTCCTGCTCCAACAGTTGGAGATATTGTAAATCCTTCACAGATTTTTGTAGAATTAGGGACATACCTCTGGGTTTTTGGAATAATAGCATTGCTTGTTTACAGTTTAGTGTCCGTTTTCCGATTAAAAAGACAACTTAAAAGTGCACGGCTAATAGAGCAGAATATCTATCAATCGGAGAATTTGAAAACACCATTTGTGCTTGGCCTAATAAACCCCAAGATATATTTACCTATTGGATTGAGTAAAGAGGAGCGAAATTATATCCTCCTTCATGAACAGACCCATATCCAGAGAAAAGATCATATCATTAAAATATTAGCTTTTTTAATATTGTCTATACATTGGTTTAATCCTCTTGTATGGATTGCGTTCATGTTAATGAGTACGGATATGGAGCTTTCTTGTGACGAAAGAGTATTAAGAGAAATGGATGAAGAAATTGAAGAAATTAAAAAGCCTTATGCTAAATCATTATTATCCCTTGCTACTGGACGGCATATTTTAAATGGAAGTCCTCTTGCTTTTGGTGAGGGAAATGTGAAAAGGAGGATAATAAACGTGCTAAATTATAAAAAGCCAGTGTTTTGGGTTGTTATTGTGGCAATTATCGCTGTGGTAGCAGTTAGTGTAGGGCTTATGAGTAATCCTCAAGAAAAGCAGTTGTCGATAGAGGATTATGCTAATCAATTTATTGAAAAAACAATTGCAGATTATAACACCGACGATAATTATTTTAAGATTATAGATAGGAAAATTACAAAGCTTGAGAAAATAGTATCCTTTGATGAACTGCTACCTGCAGCTACATTAGAGTTGTGGAGTCTCGAATACCGTCTTAAACCCGAAGATATGAGTAAGATTATGTTGGCAGGAGGTATGAATGAAGTTGACGGTTGGATTACGGAGGAGGCTAGTATGGGTAAACCGATATTGGTCTTTTCCTATGATTACGCTATACCGCAGTTTTTAGGTACCCTTTGGAGTGGTGAAGCAGATCTTTCTACACTGGCAGGACAAGAAACTGCGCTTCGCATTTTTCTCGAAACTAGAGAAATGTTACCAAGGGAAACATACAGTGGGAATCATATTGTTGTAAAATTTCCTTTGTCAACAGGAGAAACCTGCCAACTGTTTTTGTCTCAGCCGATTGTTCAGGGAGAACATGGGATTTGGTGTGTAGAACGCTGGATGGATGGAAACGGTACAGTATATTATGTTACCCCAGAAACAGATATTATGATAGCAGATTATTATAGGAAACTGCAAAATGAAGTTGATAATGGGCATAAACCAGGGCTTAGAGACCCTCTACAGGTTGCCATTGAATTTATAAAAAATGACTTGGAACAATGGCAAGTGTTTATTGATGACCTTGTTCCTCAATATTCGGCAACATTAGAGGATTTTATGGAAACGCCAGAAAGCCATTTTATAGATATCGGGGACTCTACTAAATTTACTGAAGAAGAGATAAATAGGGCAATAGAAATTGTTAAAGATAATTTTGAGTTTCCAGCTTCTACCCTAACAAAAATAATGTACAATGAAGAAAAAGCAGAGAAGTTGACTAAAGTCTATTTAGAAAGTGGTAACGGTTCAATAAATGGAGCTAAATCTGAAAATGTTATTGTATTGTTATCAAATTTTGAGGTTGACGATTCAGGTGATAATCCTGTTTTAAATCCAGGTACAACTTATGAAAATTATCAATGGATATTAATAAGGGATGATAAAAAAACTGATTGGAAAATTGATGACCAAGGTTATTAA
- the dmpI gene encoding 4-oxalocrotonate tautomerase DmpI → MPFIQFDGPELTKEKKAELVEKLTQASVEVLGIPEQAFHVLIKENSMDNIGAGGKLLSETHK, encoded by the coding sequence ATGCCATTTATACAGTTTGACGGGCCCGAACTTACTAAAGAAAAGAAAGCCGAACTTGTTGAAAAGTTAACACAGGCTTCAGTAGAAGTATTAGGTATCCCGGAGCAGGCATTCCATGTCTTAATCAAAGAGAACAGTATGGATAACATAGGTGCAGGAGGCAAATTGTTATCTGAAACGCATAAGTAA
- a CDS encoding VOC family protein, producing the protein MHFKQVTLMVEKLEESIEFYETVIEMTISRRIKTGMGEVVFLGNGKGETEIELVCMPQTPKLEGKGVSLCFETEDLDEKHELVQSKGLNPSEIKTPDAKSRYFWVYDPNGISIQLRQKL; encoded by the coding sequence ATGCATTTCAAACAAGTTACTTTGATGGTTGAAAAACTTGAGGAATCGATCGAATTTTACGAAACAGTCATTGAAATGACGATTTCCCGCCGCATCAAAACAGGAATGGGAGAAGTGGTGTTTTTGGGAAACGGCAAGGGAGAAACGGAAATTGAATTGGTTTGCATGCCGCAAACTCCAAAACTGGAAGGTAAAGGAGTCTCCCTTTGCTTTGAAACAGAAGACCTGGATGAAAAGCACGAACTAGTTCAGTCGAAAGGACTCAATCCTTCCGAAATAAAAACGCCAGACGCCAAAAGTCGCTATTTCTGGGTATATGATCCCAATGGGATTTCGATACAGCTAAGGCAGAAACTATAA
- a CDS encoding helix-turn-helix domain-containing protein, whose protein sequence is MTQTELEIILQEGERYKVEFKESVDKNLVEEVFAFANASGGRIFIGVDDNGKITGTDISNTVRSRIQDTLRQIQPD, encoded by the coding sequence ATGACACAGACTGAACTTGAAATCATCCTTCAAGAGGGTGAAAGATATAAAGTTGAATTCAAAGAAAGTGTGGATAAGAACCTTGTGGAAGAAGTATTCGCTTTTGCAAATGCATCCGGCGGACGTATATTTATAGGTGTTGATGACAATGGCAAAATTACTGGTACTGATATCAGTAATACCGTCCGTTCCCGTATCCAGGACACGCTAAGGCAGATTCAACCGGACTAA
- a CDS encoding ATP-binding protein: protein MKYIPQAQVICALYKGTEKITVLDRKDLIGDLVTIIDEAILFLKKHLNLRYEIKEIRRKEILEILEIAIREAVVSAVCHRDYFEKGANVMVEIFDDQVEISNPGSLPHGMTLEDFGKKSITRNPIIASLLHHIHYIEKMGTGINRMREACKEAGIPEPEFEITGFFTILFRRKTSGNFGINIGINIGLNETQMKITELMK, encoded by the coding sequence ATGAAATATATTCCGCAGGCTCAAGTGATATGTGCTTTATATAAAGGAACCGAAAAGATAACAGTTCTTGACCGGAAAGATTTGATTGGCGATTTGGTTACTATTATTGATGAAGCCATTTTATTTCTTAAGAAGCATTTAAACTTGAGATATGAAATCAAAGAAATACGTAGGAAAGAGATTCTTGAAATACTTGAAATAGCAATCAGGGAAGCGGTTGTCAGTGCAGTTTGCCACAGGGATTATTTTGAAAAAGGGGCCAATGTGATGGTTGAGATTTTTGATGACCAGGTTGAAATCAGCAATCCTGGTTCCCTTCCTCACGGTATGACTTTAGAAGACTTCGGAAAGAAGAGTATAACGAGGAATCCTATCATTGCTTCCCTATTACACCATATTCACTATATAGAAAAAATGGGGACAGGCATCAACAGGATGAGGGAAGCCTGTAAAGAAGCTGGAATACCTGAACCGGAGTTTGAAATAACAGGCTTTTTCACAATTTTATTCCGCAGAAAAACTTCGGGAAACTTCGGTATAAATATCGGTATAAACATCGGATTAAATGAAACTCAAATGAAGATTACTGAACTTATGAAATAA
- a CDS encoding TOTE conflict system archaeo-eukaryotic primase domain-containing protein, with protein sequence MEYNELFEKYQKLLEENQRLKNENEDYRKRLGLPVTSPYIKNDAQASIEINNIQAVEVVKPGYVTNSSSPEDKINLFMSLFRGRDDVYAKRWQNKEGKSGYSPVCLNEWARGFCNKPRIKCSECDSRNYANFDFAAIDKHLRGKDVFGIYPMLPDETCYFLAIDFDDEGWEKDISAMRDICAEKNIPFAVERSRSGNGAHVWFFFDDKVSAASARKFGTALLTHAMVKRHEIKFSSYDRLFPNQDTLPKGGLGNLIALPLQLNARRNNNSVFIDENLRPYEDQWSFLSTIRKLSESEIDLYISQLCSGSELGDLRQNEDEECKPWERSKTNYKLCKSDFPDTVYITKANMLYISKNSFSHKALNIIKRMAAFKNPDFYKAQAMRLPTFDKPRIISLSDETPEYLCLPRGCELDLINLFNVHKVDVKWIDKSYSGKQIDVEFNGQLRDEQEDSVNSMIQYNIGVLSATTAFGKTVIGAKIISVKKVNTLILVHTQQLLEQWKERLNQFLVIREALPSEEIKNRGRKKSRSIIGQIGGGKNNLSGIIDVAIMQSLVKGDEVKDFIRNYGMVIVDECHHVPAFSFEQILKNVDGKYVYGLTATPVRQDGHHPIIFMHCGPVRYRVDARKQAEKRPFEHYVIPRFTPFRKPIGQDEKEWSIGQIYAEISTSQIRNKLIVDDVIESANEGRNPIVLTERTAHVEVIASSLKEVLPNVITLTGGMSAKERRAALERLSSIPEESNFVIVATGKFVGEGFDEPRLDTLFLAMPVAWKGTVQQYAGRLHRLYQNKSEVQIYDYVDAHVGVLERMYQKRLKGYASIGYSAKGDSRSFESINTIFDNSNFLTVFSNDITSAKSDIVIVSPYVTKKRLDQMLSIFMTGINNGAKLTIITLPETDYKERDRLTFEEMISSIKNTGASIIFKSNIHQKFAVIDQRIVWYGSINLLSFGNSEESIMRLDSLSIANELIGTLDEILNQT encoded by the coding sequence ATGGAATATAATGAGCTTTTCGAAAAATACCAGAAGCTGCTGGAGGAAAATCAAAGGTTAAAAAATGAAAATGAGGACTATAGGAAACGGCTTGGATTGCCAGTGACATCACCCTATATAAAAAATGATGCTCAAGCCTCAATAGAGATAAATAACATCCAGGCAGTTGAGGTAGTCAAACCAGGATATGTAACCAATAGTAGCTCCCCGGAGGATAAAATTAACCTGTTTATGTCATTGTTTAGAGGCAGGGATGATGTCTATGCAAAAAGGTGGCAAAACAAAGAGGGTAAATCGGGGTATTCTCCTGTATGTTTGAATGAGTGGGCAAGAGGATTTTGTAATAAGCCAAGGATTAAATGCTCCGAATGCGATAGTAGAAATTATGCAAATTTTGACTTTGCAGCAATAGACAAGCATCTCAGGGGCAAAGATGTTTTTGGCATATATCCTATGCTACCGGATGAAACCTGCTATTTCCTCGCTATTGATTTCGATGATGAAGGCTGGGAAAAAGATATATCAGCCATGAGGGATATCTGTGCAGAAAAAAATATTCCATTTGCAGTTGAACGTTCTCGTTCAGGGAATGGAGCGCATGTATGGTTCTTTTTTGATGACAAGGTGAGCGCTGCGTCGGCCAGAAAATTTGGTACAGCACTTCTTACACATGCTATGGTTAAAAGGCATGAAATCAAATTTTCTTCATATGACCGCTTGTTTCCAAATCAGGATACACTTCCTAAAGGTGGTCTTGGGAATCTCATCGCATTACCTTTACAATTAAATGCTCGAAGAAACAACAACAGTGTTTTTATAGATGAAAACCTCCGGCCCTATGAGGATCAATGGAGTTTTTTGAGCACTATTCGAAAGCTCAGTGAAAGTGAAATTGACCTATATATTTCGCAACTATGCAGTGGCAGTGAATTGGGTGATTTAAGGCAGAATGAAGATGAAGAATGCAAGCCATGGGAGAGAAGCAAGACAAATTATAAATTATGCAAGTCTGATTTTCCTGACACTGTTTATATAACCAAAGCAAATATGCTTTACATTAGTAAAAATAGCTTTTCACATAAAGCATTGAATATTATTAAACGTATGGCAGCCTTTAAAAACCCTGACTTTTATAAGGCTCAAGCTATGAGATTGCCGACTTTTGATAAGCCAAGAATTATTTCCTTATCTGACGAGACGCCTGAGTACTTGTGTCTTCCAAGGGGATGTGAGCTTGATCTGATAAACCTGTTTAATGTTCACAAGGTGGATGTCAAATGGATTGATAAAAGCTATTCAGGAAAACAGATTGACGTTGAATTCAACGGCCAGCTTCGTGATGAGCAGGAAGATTCTGTTAATTCAATGATACAATATAACATCGGTGTATTATCCGCAACGACTGCATTTGGCAAAACCGTTATCGGAGCGAAAATTATATCAGTAAAAAAAGTAAATACTCTTATACTTGTTCATACTCAGCAATTATTAGAGCAGTGGAAGGAGCGTTTGAACCAGTTTCTCGTAATCAGAGAAGCCCTTCCTTCTGAAGAAATTAAGAATAGAGGCAGAAAAAAGAGCAGAAGTATTATTGGTCAGATAGGGGGAGGAAAAAACAATCTAAGTGGCATCATTGATGTTGCTATCATGCAGTCATTGGTAAAGGGAGATGAGGTTAAGGACTTTATCCGCAACTACGGCATGGTGATAGTAGATGAATGCCATCATGTTCCGGCATTTAGTTTCGAACAGATATTAAAAAACGTGGATGGCAAATATGTTTACGGATTAACAGCAACCCCGGTAAGGCAGGACGGACACCACCCCATCATATTCATGCATTGCGGTCCGGTCAGGTATAGAGTGGATGCCAGAAAACAAGCTGAAAAAAGACCTTTTGAGCATTATGTCATTCCGCGCTTTACTCCTTTCAGAAAACCTATCGGCCAGGATGAAAAGGAATGGTCTATTGGACAAATTTATGCTGAAATCAGCACCAGTCAGATCCGTAACAAATTAATCGTAGATGATGTTATTGAAAGTGCAAATGAGGGCCGCAATCCCATTGTTCTAACTGAAAGAACTGCACATGTTGAAGTGATTGCAAGCTCTTTAAAGGAAGTACTCCCGAATGTTATTACATTAACAGGAGGTATGTCTGCAAAGGAAAGAAGAGCTGCGCTTGAAAGACTTTCAAGTATACCGGAAGAGAGTAATTTTGTCATAGTTGCAACCGGCAAATTTGTTGGCGAGGGTTTTGACGAACCAAGACTTGATACTTTGTTTCTTGCAATGCCTGTAGCCTGGAAAGGTACAGTTCAACAGTATGCGGGCAGGCTCCACAGATTATATCAGAATAAGAGTGAAGTTCAGATTTATGATTATGTGGATGCACATGTAGGTGTACTTGAAAGAATGTATCAAAAAAGATTGAAGGGATATGCCTCTATCGGATATTCGGCTAAGGGTGACAGCAGGTCTTTTGAATCTATTAATACGATTTTTGACAATAGCAACTTCCTAACAGTTTTCAGTAATGATATTACGTCTGCTAAATCAGACATTGTCATTGTCAGTCCTTATGTTACTAAAAAACGTTTAGATCAGATGTTAAGTATTTTTATGACCGGGATTAACAATGGTGCAAAGCTTACCATCATTACCCTGCCTGAAACAGATTATAAGGAAAGGGACAGGCTTACCTTTGAGGAGATGATTAGTTCTATAAAGAATACAGGAGCCAGTATTATTTTTAAATCAAATATCCATCAAAAGTTTGCGGTGATTGATCAGAGGATTGTTTGGTATGGCAGCATAAATCTTTTGAGCTTTGGAAATTCCGAAGAAAGTATCATGAGGTTGGATAGCCTGAGTATTGCAAATGAATTAATAGGTACGCTTGATGAAATACTAAATCAAACATAA